From Xylanibacter oryzae DSM 17970, a single genomic window includes:
- a CDS encoding C10 family peptidase, whose protein sequence is MKTLFIAITLSLFSATISAADRDSTEMLSIANKFFSNTSSSKSRNSSGYGKSAVVRKRLSMDKLDVYQSGNNGFVVLARDDNYNAVIGYSDNTAFPDTLPDGLRWWLAKADSSMKSNITKGIVKMSSSEILNSMTTSSTVGTSVAPFVTTKWGQDGAYNLLTPKINDSHTPTGCAATAMAQCLKNIGYPSTSKGTGSYSVSVVDAKKDTTTTKYQYTFGQYVYNWAGMTDSYDGTYALTTSKLAAANAVSQLMVDCGAAAKMNYMSDSSGALIYDVTRGLFDNMQCDSNSIRFYDREFYTDSEWSGLIYEELNAHYPIFYSGQDTDDGGHAFVFDGYDANGNVHVNWGWNGLADGYYDITLLNPNITGYDIKFSEYQMMTTGIRAKSDLRSYKSQWLLYKNLNITCSGNNINYTIGAACNYGTMYFKGLIALVAKNASGGYTVLNAITTGNSYAGTMYGISNYSSSKGISLSYLSDGTYTITLATEGYSGSGEIETTWQPMLAYQGITSAYTLVKNGSTITLTPVKSIQTGIEELEPGITKKGDGITRVYNTQGQILYSAPTSTFSENNIPSSNGLVIIKQGKDVKKITIK, encoded by the coding sequence ATGAAAACATTGTTTATAGCAATAACGCTGTCGCTTTTCTCTGCAACGATTTCAGCGGCAGATAGGGACAGTACCGAAATGCTATCAATAGCTAATAAATTCTTTAGTAATACATCATCTTCTAAAAGCAGAAATAGTTCCGGATATGGAAAATCTGCAGTTGTTAGAAAACGACTTTCTATGGATAAACTTGATGTTTATCAGTCTGGAAATAATGGATTTGTGGTATTGGCAAGAGATGACAACTATAATGCAGTTATCGGTTATTCAGATAATACAGCATTTCCTGATACGCTGCCGGATGGTCTCAGATGGTGGCTGGCAAAGGCTGACTCTTCAATGAAAAGCAATATTACAAAAGGTATTGTGAAGATGTCTTCTTCTGAAATACTTAATAGTATGACAACCAGTAGCACTGTTGGTACGTCTGTGGCACCATTCGTAACTACTAAATGGGGACAGGATGGTGCTTATAACCTTTTGACTCCGAAAATAAATGATTCTCATACACCTACCGGTTGTGCTGCTACAGCTATGGCTCAATGCTTAAAGAATATCGGATATCCATCAACATCTAAGGGTACTGGTTCATATTCTGTGTCTGTTGTAGATGCCAAGAAGGATACTACGACTACAAAATACCAATATACTTTTGGACAATATGTATATAATTGGGCAGGAATGACTGATTCATATGATGGTACTTATGCTTTGACAACTTCTAAATTAGCTGCTGCAAATGCTGTAAGTCAGTTGATGGTGGATTGTGGGGCTGCAGCTAAGATGAATTATATGTCAGATAGTAGCGGTGCATTAATATATGATGTGACAAGAGGACTATTTGATAATATGCAGTGTGATAGCAATAGCATTAGATTTTATGATCGTGAATTCTATACAGATTCTGAATGGTCTGGTTTGATATATGAAGAATTGAATGCACATTACCCTATATTTTATTCTGGTCAGGATACAGACGATGGAGGGCACGCTTTTGTATTTGATGGTTATGATGCAAACGGTAATGTTCATGTAAATTGGGGATGGAACGGATTGGCTGATGGGTATTATGATATAACATTGCTAAATCCTAATATTACAGGTTATGATATAAAGTTTTCTGAATACCAGATGATGACTACCGGAATACGGGCAAAATCAGATCTTCGTAGTTATAAGTCTCAATGGTTGCTTTATAAAAATCTTAATATTACGTGTAGCGGGAATAATATAAATTATACTATAGGTGCTGCATGCAATTACGGTACAATGTATTTTAAAGGTCTTATAGCTTTGGTAGCAAAAAATGCTTCTGGTGGGTACACTGTCTTAAATGCTATAACCACCGGCAATAGTTATGCAGGTACGATGTATGGAATCTCTAATTATTCATCCTCAAAGGGTATAAGTCTAAGCTATTTGAGCGATGGTACATATACTATTACGCTTGCTACAGAAGGATATTCAGGCAGTGGAGAAATAGAGACTACTTGGCAGCCTATGTTAGCTTATCAAGGTATAACAAGTGCTTATACGCTAGTTAAAAATGGTAGTACAATAACTCTTACCCCTGTGAAAAGTATACAAACGGGGATTGAAGAACTAGAACCGGGTATTACTAAAAAAGGAGATGGAATAACACGGGTTTATAATACTCAGGGGCAAATTCTATATTCTGCACCGACATCAACTTTCTCTGAAAATAATATTCCATCAAGCAATGGTCTTGTTATTATAAAACAGGGTAAGGATGTGAAAAAAATAACTATAAAGTAG
- a CDS encoding lipid-binding protein, translating to MKKIIFSATLLICLVLASCSKDEIGGTATQSVAGEWYVTVEGVDASNKVVLSDGDLYGLGHQLMKTYNTAANTTDEIFVNMPFDLSNSGLPDYTFAQKVSCDINNLTFQSKTGSTETASISGGQILPGQGIQPNGSKSDSIVFYVTFKGDAIPSGNGFVKYKISGHRYSGLVNNN from the coding sequence ATGAAAAAAATTATATTTTCAGCTACATTGTTGATATGCCTAGTATTGGCATCATGTAGCAAAGACGAAATAGGTGGTACAGCTACTCAGTCTGTTGCAGGAGAGTGGTATGTGACAGTTGAAGGCGTGGATGCATCAAACAAAGTTGTACTATCTGATGGTGATTTGTATGGACTTGGACATCAACTTATGAAAACTTATAATACGGCAGCTAATACAACCGATGAGATTTTTGTAAATATGCCTTTCGATTTAAGTAATAGTGGCTTGCCTGACTATACTTTTGCGCAGAAAGTATCATGCGATATTAATAATCTGACATTCCAGTCTAAGACTGGAAGTACGGAGACTGCAAGTATTTCTGGTGGACAAATTCTTCCAGGACAGGGCATTCAACCTAATGGGTCAAAATCGGATTCGATTGTATTCTATGTAACATTTAAAGGTGATGCAATACCTTCTGGAAATGGTTTCGTAAAATATAAGATTAGTGGTCATCGCTATTCAGGCCTTGTCAATAATAACTAA
- a CDS encoding BT_2262 family domain-containing protein: MKRKIFYLMIFALTVVAFSSCSKDEYNDTRITYYPTLTMSGDNYMSWAKGAQFKDPGYKCILNGEDVTGQVTIKSNVDVTKSGLYTVVYSFTNADGFSSSLTRTVFVADASDAVEGLYKVDPNSYRMSAGKQTLYSSFGKDMYIEVLKNGSNYSVTDFIGGYYDQGKGYGTTYALAGNMKVANDGTISILDNNLPGFGGSATSFTGNFDSAKSTLSWSVVWSGMTFNIILNKK, encoded by the coding sequence ATGAAAAGAAAAATATTTTATTTAATGATATTCGCATTGACTGTCGTAGCTTTTAGCAGTTGCAGCAAAGACGAATATAATGATACCCGTATTACATATTATCCTACTTTGACAATGTCTGGTGATAATTATATGTCTTGGGCAAAGGGTGCACAATTTAAAGATCCCGGTTACAAATGTATCTTGAATGGAGAAGATGTAACAGGTCAGGTAACAATTAAATCAAATGTTGATGTTACTAAGTCTGGACTGTATACTGTAGTCTATTCTTTTACTAATGCAGATGGATTTTCTTCAAGTTTAACTCGTACTGTATTTGTAGCTGATGCAAGTGATGCAGTAGAGGGATTATATAAAGTTGATCCAAATAGTTATCGTATGAGTGCAGGTAAACAAACTCTTTATTCATCATTTGGAAAGGATATGTACATAGAGGTTCTTAAGAATGGTTCTAATTATAGTGTAACTGACTTCATAGGAGGTTACTATGATCAGGGTAAAGGATATGGAACGACTTATGCTCTTGCAGGGAATATGAAGGTGGCTAATGATGGAACAATTTCTATATTAGACAATAATTTACCTGGATTTGGAGGTTCTGCAACAAGTTTCACAGGAAATTTTGATTCAGCAAAAAGTACATTATCTTGGAGTGTTGTATGGTCTGGTATGACTTTCAATATTATATTGAACAAGAAATAA
- a CDS encoding SusD/RagB family nutrient-binding outer membrane lipoprotein, which produces MKKLLIISTILLGLVTTSCNNYLDINQDPNSPSEDNVTSSMLMPGAEMNLAGSYGCFLRMAGGFHAQQYTQQFGSSNYLDFSQFQMNATRSNDAYDQLMSRALKNLETIRTKSSAKNEWGTYLAATTLRAFVFETLVDCYGEVPYTEALNSDNATPKFDDGQTIYTGILKELDDALSKASSSDIVCTNFLFPSAKADSWIKFAKALKLKILMRESNVDDVKNQISALITENDFPTSDVAYSSCWANQSGSYNPYFAEEFSTSGKATNNTIANLAIVGTMQVTDASGDITYTDPRLSKFFAVNGSSKYAGSVSGTSLSTSKAYNATSFSRPAITYNSPVYLLTVSEIEFFKAEYYARYGTADDAESHYDAAVKASFQSAGISNPDESLADYLKVYPYDNVNYKKSIGIAKWVALSGTNNFEAWCEMRRLNFPTFGTVKGDDLYDSAKDVIYTSKYVPGTLYTPILVYGPVGEGKILERYPYAEHSSARNSNAPSFPGYTSPVFWGK; this is translated from the coding sequence ATGAAAAAATTATTGATAATATCAACAATATTACTAGGACTTGTAACAACGTCTTGTAATAATTACTTGGATATTAACCAAGATCCAAATTCACCTTCAGAGGATAATGTGACATCTTCTATGTTGATGCCAGGCGCTGAGATGAATTTAGCTGGAAGCTATGGTTGTTTCTTAAGAATGGCAGGTGGATTCCATGCACAGCAATATACACAGCAATTTGGTAGCAGTAACTATTTGGATTTCTCGCAATTCCAAATGAATGCAACTCGTAGTAATGATGCTTATGATCAGTTGATGAGCCGTGCATTAAAGAATCTGGAGACAATAAGAACAAAATCTTCAGCCAAAAATGAATGGGGTACATACCTTGCAGCTACAACCTTACGTGCATTCGTTTTCGAGACATTGGTAGACTGCTATGGTGAAGTTCCATATACAGAAGCCTTGAATTCTGATAATGCTACACCAAAATTTGATGATGGCCAGACAATATATACTGGTATATTAAAAGAACTTGATGATGCATTAAGCAAAGCTTCTTCTTCAGATATTGTTTGCACAAATTTCTTATTCCCATCTGCCAAGGCCGACAGTTGGATTAAATTTGCTAAAGCTTTGAAGCTGAAAATATTGATGCGTGAATCAAATGTAGATGATGTAAAAAATCAGATATCTGCACTTATTACAGAAAATGATTTCCCTACATCAGATGTAGCATATTCTAGTTGTTGGGCAAACCAAAGCGGTAGCTATAACCCATATTTTGCAGAAGAATTTTCTACTTCAGGTAAAGCTACAAATAATACAATCGCTAACTTAGCAATTGTTGGAACAATGCAAGTAACTGATGCATCAGGTGATATAACTTATACAGACCCTCGTTTATCAAAATTCTTTGCAGTTAATGGAAGCTCAAAATATGCAGGAAGTGTTTCTGGTACAAGCCTTAGTACATCAAAGGCTTATAATGCGACTTCTTTTAGCCGCCCTGCAATAACATATAATTCTCCTGTTTATCTTTTGACTGTATCTGAAATTGAATTCTTTAAAGCTGAGTATTATGCTCGTTATGGAACAGCTGATGATGCAGAATCTCATTATGACGCAGCAGTGAAGGCATCTTTCCAATCTGCAGGTATTAGTAATCCAGACGAGAGTCTTGCAGATTATCTGAAGGTTTACCCTTACGATAATGTAAATTATAAAAAGTCTATTGGTATTGCCAAATGGGTTGCTCTTTCAGGTACAAATAATTTTGAGGCTTGGTGCGAGATGCGTCGTTTGAATTTCCCAACATTTGGAACTGTTAAAGGTGATGATCTCTATGATAGTGCTAAAGATGTGATCTATACTTCTAAATATGTACCTGGTACTTTATATACACCTATTTTGGTTTACGGACCAGTAGGAGAGGGTAAAATTTTGGAGCGTTACCCATACGCTGAGCATTCTTCTGCAAGAAATAGCAATGCTCCGAGTTTCCCAGGTTATACATCACCAGTATTTTGGGGTAAGTAA